The genomic DNA TGGTATACATCGATATCAACATGGTGCGCGCCGGTGTTGTAACTCATCCATCTGAATGGAAGGAAAGCGGCTACAACGAAATTCAAAACCCCCGGAAGCGTTATGCGATCATAGATCAGAACAGACTCCTATCTTTGTTCGGTAAAGCAACTATAGATGATTTGAAGTCATCCCATTTTAAGTGGGTGGAACAAGGGCTGGAAGAAAATAAGAAGACGCGTCAATCGAAATGGACAGAAAGTATAGCGATCGGGAGCGATGAGTTTGTGGCGAAGACGAAGAAACAGGTTGGAACTGGGAAAATCGAATCTAAAGATGAAGATTTCTATTTGCGGGAGTCACAAGAGCCGTTTGGATTATCCGAAGCTTCCGATCTTCAAAATGAAGAACAAAATTCTTACGAATGGAGCGTTTTTGCTTAGATTCCCCCATTTTTTGGGGCTTTTG from Desulfobacterales bacterium includes the following:
- a CDS encoding transposase, which produces MPRANRHFIPGHAWHITHRCHKKDFLLKFSKDRQRWLQWLFEARKRYETSILNYIVTSNHVHLLVYDTGEPESIPRMLQLVAGRTAQEYNQRKMRKGAFWEDRYHATAVETDDHLIRCMVYIDINMVRAGVVTHPSEWKESGYNEIQNPRKRYAIIDQNRLLSLFGKATIDDLKSSHFKWVEQGLEENKKTRQSKWTESIAIGSDEFVAKTKKQVGTGKIESKDEDFYLRESQEPFGLSEASDLQNEEQNSYEWSVFA